The nucleotide sequence GGGAACTGCCATGGAGTTGGATTTTTGACAAATTTATTAATCTGCGAGATATGGAATTGCATGCCCTTTTAATTCTTCCCATTCTATTCATTTCCAGGAGCCCAATTGAGCCTACAGTGCACTTGTATTGTCTTTTCGGCACCTCTATGACATCAGCATGGCCTACTGCACCTGTATTATCTTTTcggcacaaaaaaaaaagaaaaacatgacGCATTATGGTGAACGTGAGATGTGATCTCTATTTGCTATTTTGGAGGCCAAGATATCATACCATGCACTTGCATTTTCCATGTCTTATTCTGTGGTCAGTATCGTGGTTACTGTAATTTTGACCAGTGGTCTATTTCTCATCTTATTTCAGCGAGCAGTACTCTGGTGAGTTATCAAAGCCATCGGCATACTGTGCTCATGCTCTTCATGCAAAGGCCGAAAAGTGAGTTTTCTCCTCTTCTCCAAAATCACCACCTATTTATCCGAGCTTTGAGGATTGAACCAATGGAACATGAGTTGCAGGTTGTTTCACCTTACTACTTTGAGGTACATGCTGGGAGTACCAAAAAGCACCCATCCGACTACTTTTTGCTGGAAAATGGAAATAGTCTGCATGATGTATTGAGGGACATGGACAAATGCTACATTAGACATGTTGCGGTCTGCAATACGGAAGGCACAAAATGCCTACATTAGACATGTTGCGGTCTGCAATACGGAAGGCAAAAGGCCCAGCACCTTAGAAGAGAACATTCAGATGCAAAGCCTGCAAAAGTTTGTTATTCCTCCCCTCATCCATACCTTGCTCAGCTTGCTTAATTGCTTTATCTTGCACACTCCACAGTGGGAAATTTGCTTTGTTTTGTGATTCGTGTCTTGAGTCCATAGGGGCTAAAAATAATAGCAGGTAACCTTTGTAACAGATATGTCCATTCCATTTTTatcaaattgaaatatttttggttgTTTGATTTGTATTACCAGATATCGTCGTAGTATTAGCATGGGCGATATACTATACATTTTCCAGTTTTCCTGACCATGTGGCCGCATAGAGTgttctattttttaaatttatTGTTTGGTATGTTCTTGCAGAAACTGACTTTATTTGTACAGTTCCATAAATCCATTCACATGTCAGATGATAGTAGAACAATTTTGTAGCACCATTTTTCATGTCTATCATCACTGCACTTTTCAACTGAGCACCTAGACTTGACACAACTTTGATGACAAGTATTTGTAGGATGAaatccttatatatatatatatatatatatatatatatatatatatatatatatatatatatatagagagagagagagagagagagagagagagagagagagagagcttgagaCTTGGAGAGCTTGAATTGAATCCAGAGTTCAATTTGATGTAGTTGTCAGGTGGAAGGATTTTGAGAATAAATTCAAGTAAACTCTGCTGCTCCTGACTGCTGCCATTGGCATTTCCCCCTTCTGCTTCCCAGTTGTGATGCCTTCtgatttctctctttttttctattggATTGAAGAGGGATGCaataaagcaaacatatgaaaggTCGGTCAAAGCTGCTCAAGATTACGGGATCATGAAAGAGAGCCCAGAGTTTGTTTTCTTGTGCTTTGAAAAAAATGATGCTTTCACCTGGTTTCAGTCGAGAAGCTGATCCCTCTATCTCTCCATGCAGGTCTTTGGTCCGAACATTTGTGCTTTACTTAATATACGCGTGCCTCTGCCGGCCCACCCTGTTCGACGGCGGCACGATGGTATTTTGTTTTTAGAATTTTCCAACAACCAGAATGCTTTAGATGATAATTTAGAAAAATAAGAAGTTGGATTAGTTAAACCTGTTTGTCTTTCGATGTTTGATGCCTTCAATAATGTTTGTTCTAGGAGTATCTTTTTGTCTGCGATGGTCTAACTAAAACGAGTTATTTGAGAAGGAATTTTGGATCGAGAAGAACAAGGGAGGTTTACATATTCTCCACCTGGGTTGACCAGATAATGCATTCCATATTTAGCTATCAGGTTTTCCTTATAACATGTTTTGTACATAGGCCAGAGGCTCATCTTTAGCAGATAACACTGGTAACTGTCTAATATAAAGACGACAGTTTCATTTGGCACTAATGCTTCATATCAGTATATGAGGATGAAAGGAGATTTTGGACGGAAGTGTATGTGGACTATTGTCCTTACAGTACTAGGGTAACAGGTTCAATTGTTTGTTGTTATATCTTGCATGAGTATTTCTTTTTGGAATTATTGCTCAAGATATGGAAATGTCAGTTTTCTGCTTGTTCTATACACCATTGCAGTTATTAACTTGCACCGGTAGGATTATGCCTCTTCCCCTATAACTCAGAACAAGACGAGAAAGTGCTGACAtcatttcttcttcttgctcgaCACATTCAGGTACTGGAGGTTGCGCAACAGGTCATTGGAGTTCAGGAACACCTTGTTTGGCTGTGGCTGAAATTGTGTAAGAGATCTCCTTACACCTTCAATCTGCTTCAGGGCAAGGAAGCCAGGGTTGTTTGCTATGGGCTTCATCGATCAGCTCGGCACTCTTAGGCTCTCCCTGTTCATAACAATCTTTCTAGGACACTAGATGATTCCCCATGGTCTTGCAATCACACAATTAGCAATGTACTCAGTGCTAAGTCCTCCAGGTTAATTATGATTTAGCATTTTTGCAGCGCTTTGGTTGCTGCTGCCTGTTGGTCCTTATATTCTAAGCCTCCTAGCAAGAAAATTAAAGCCAGAACAACATCTTGGGCGGGGAACACATGATCTGTTTTTCCTTGGAAAGTGTTTTGAGATACTGTACGCTTTCATAAtcaaagatggatgcatatcTAAGTTAAAAGATGTATGCATATCTAGCGGCTAAAAGCTGGACTTTTGGCCAAACCAAGGAATCTATACTGGAATCCTCGTTAGTACCTGTTTACAGAtgtttgaattgctttgattctaTTTTGGTTTGGCTGTGGGATTTATTTTATTAGAGCTTTATCTCTCGATCATATATGAGATGGATACTTCTTTTTATCCCCTTCAAATGCACAGTTCCACTAAAAGAATGCATTGGTACTCTATTTCTTCAGTAATAGTCGGCTAATGTTTTATTTTCAGTAAAAATTGACATAATCTGCTCATGTTTGATTCCATGCCGGTTGTTATTATTTTTAATTCCTTAATCACCCGTGCCCCTTTATCTCCTGTGTCTTCGTTTGGTTGTTTTCATAAGCATATCTGAAATGCCGTTGTGGCTTTAGCACGAGCACTATACGCTTTGTTACCGATGCATATATTTTCTTTTAAATGTTTGATTTGTATTATCAAAGGTCGCCATTGCATTAGCAcgggtatttaatttcacagtattgttattttatcgtgcgatccatgtatttttagtacaaaagtttaattGTTCCGTAGCAACACACGGGCACACTGCCTAGTCATAGTAAATATTGACAATTCTCACATAATTTCAGGACGGCTGTTAGCCTGTTCTTCCATAACCTCTTGCAGACTAGCAGGGCAGCACCTTCATCGTCGTTTTCACCACGCAAGCTAGGCTAGTGCCACGTACTGATCATCCAACAGTTGCAGCGCCGGTGATTCGTTAATCCTGACCATTTGCGACATTGTTAATCCGATCCGGCAGACGGCACACCGTTTCCTCCAAACCAACAACTAAAATAATCCAGTAATCATATCTTCAGGATCATACATGGTGTCGCTTTTATGAACATGTCCTGTGCGGCGAGTTTGTCAAAGGTATAAGGAGATAGGCATGGAAGATGCAATTAACCTGGACCTGGCACTGGCAGGCTTGAGATCCAGCGACCTGCGAGCTGCTTCTTCTACAGCCACTTGCGGATTCTTTTGTCCATTTCCACGGCCTCCGTGCTCAATTGCTTGCTGTTGCTGACTTGCTGTAGCTAGGCGGAGACAAGTCGGTAGCTCGCGGCGTTCGTTGCACTTGCAGAAATGGTGGAACTGACGGTGTCCGTGCTCCTCCTGGTCGCCGGCGTCGTGGCGATGCTGGCCCTCCACATCCTCATCGTCGTCTGGGCGCTCAGGCGGGGCGTCGTCCTCCGCGCCGCGGCGTCGCGGCGGCAGGACGAGGAGCGCTCGGTTGGGGGGCTGTCGGCCGAGGACCTGAACGAGCTGCCGTGCCACGACCACGAGTGCAGCaaggccggcgccggcgcgggcgcCGAGTGCGTGGTGTGCCTGGAGGCGTTCCAGGCCGGGGACCGCTGCCGGGTGCTGCCCCGGTGCGAGCACGGCTTCCACGCGCAGTGCGTCGACCAGTGGCTGCGCAAGAGCCGCGTGTGCCCCGTCTGCCGCGCCGAGGTCGTCGTCATCGGCCGCGGAAAGGCGGCCGGCGCGTCCTCGGCGGTCGTGACTGAAAGACAGGGAGGTGTGGATCGGTAGCTAGCGAGCATCCAGAGCTAGCTGGTTGCTGCCTGAATCCTTCTTGCTTGTAATATCTGAAGCAGATTCCTCCTCTGTTACATGATTCAGTCCATCCTTTGTAATTAAGAAGCACATTTAATTCATTCTATTTCTCTAGTGGTTTAATTTGCGGTTTGAGAATTCGATTGTACACTTCGCTTCGCTTCGCTTCGCTGTTACATGATTCAGTGGTTTAATTCGATTGTAATATCTGAAGCAGATTCCTCCTCTGTTACATGATTCAGTCCATCCTATAACCTGGCCAGATAGAGTGACGTTGCACTTGCACGATCACTCGTCGTTGACTAATACtacatccgttctaaattatagtccgtTTGATTTTTTTAGTcctaagtttgaccactcgtcttatccAAAAATTTGTGCTAAATATTACTTTTTGTTGTGGCTTATTTTATTAACAAAATTTCTTCAAGAATGAtttaaatttgactatatttgcACAAGTTTTTTTAATAAGACGAGTGGTTAAATTTAgagtcaaaaaagtcaaacgaattataatttagaatggagggtaTTATGGAATGCTTAACACTTTCGTCAACCGGACGGAGAGTTGTCCCTCCAAATAAATATATTCCCTTAACCTCTGGAGGTGGCGGGTAACCGAGACATTGCAGGGTAATACCAGCAAAGATAGTGTGTTGCGCTCATTCAACCAGCAAGTTATCATCACCATGCAATCACTCTTTCTATGACTAAGTTAGCACTAATCACTGAATAGTCTTTATGTTCACTAGGTAGCATGTctatgcgttgctacgggatagctaacattttgtacttaaaacacacggatcgcatgataagataacaatactataaaaattaaatacTAACGTTAAATtgacatttaatctaaaaaaccaagtttgtgaaattaacacagccacggagagcgcggcgtcgcaggctcacaaacactactgtatagacctttccgtgatgcggctaagataatgttttatatcgacaggaagaaatctccgatatctatttctttcgtgcgccaataaatccacgaataagttccgccgcatctccatatcatcatgtACACAAGTTCgagtattgtcggtgtttcgagtaaacactaacgagtaaatttatatattgcgtgtctggctcggatggtgtgctaagaggacataaagattatactggttcgggccgaatgtccctacgtccagtttcgggttgcttgtgttactagcactgagtttgtagtagggggttacaaactgacgagagagggaggagctcccaagtctctatgGTTCGATTGCTCGATGCTAGAGGTTTTTGATCTGATGCGGTGCAATGTACCGATGTGCGATGCACTTGTTCGATGCCCCttagtgggatgccctgctttcccttttatagaccaagagaAAGTAGGGGTTACCACGGAAGGGAAGGGGAAACAGAAAGAGAAATAAGGTTCCCGGAGGTGTGCCGTCCTCCTCTTCCTGTGGGTCCCGCTGATcctgtagatcgtggtggcagcgACGTCGTACCGGGGTCCTATTGGCTGCTGCAGCATACGTGCGGGCGTCGTGCGCCGTTCTTGTCTTTCGTCCCGTCCAAGCGgacggaatggtcaaagggtTCCCTGACAGAAACCATGCGGGGGGTTGGCGGTACAGTGCTAGTCAACTGACGCCGGTTGACTGACAttggacggtggtcaggcagggagttggcagcacgGTGCCGGCCTGTTGACGGGGTGGGTGACGTGAGTCTCCTAGCATGGCCTGATGGGACCACCAGTCGCATCAAGACGTGCCCGAGACATGCTCCCGAGCGTGCGCCTCCAcgccgtagtggttgaagcggttcgggtcccaccctagggcctttgcttttgTCCGGTAGCAAATCCGACCCCCAAGGATTGGTCGAGGCAGAAATCTTGCCCTGGGGGCCAGGCAAGATGGAGCCCTCCTCGGGGGGGGGCGGACGAGTCGgagcccatgccttggggtcggacgaggcggaaacctcgtccttagagttggacgaggcgtggcccagcCCCtggaggtcggacgaggcggacaCATCGTCCTCGAAGTTGGACGAGGCGTTGTTTGGCCCCTAGGGGTCGGACAAGGCGGAAACCTCATCCTCAAAGTTGGACGAGGCGTGGCCTGGCCCCTGGGGGTCGGACAAGGCTACAATTGCGTCTTTAACCATCAGATGAGGCAATGGGAtgctcattaatcctttggctcggatACCTAGGTATAGAtatccgatagtagcccccaagcctttggaggagtgagacactcctgCAAAGGCTTTTTTTGATTTGTTGCTCCTGTGGTCATTGTGCTGTGCAGACATAGGCGCCTAGCCCCTGAGGAGGAGACGCGTTGGTAATCCGTTTTCCaccgggtgcgtgcgagcgcaccaggcgggtgtagcccccgagcctttggaggagtgagacactcctgcaaaggatttttttttatttgtcgCTTGAGGGCGCACTGGGAGTACTGTTCAATTTTGTCACTTTATAGGATGGCGAGTTGCGTATGACACTCGTCGTTTGTCTACGACCACATGTTTGATCTTTCTGTGATGTCGAGCCCCTGGGCCCCCGCGCGTAGCAAGGGTCTAGTCAGGGGGTCGTTCgtcttgtgatcgtcatccctcacgCGTCCATTCGCTAGGACAGAGGGGCTAAGCCGTGTTGTGCTTTCCTCGCTGGCCGGAGCATGGTGCTCGATGAGTTGTTAACGGGCTTTGTTCGAGTGAAGCCCCAGCATCCCCTTCATGGGGGCCCGGTTTGAGAttagctggtgactgactctagattcttggtggcCGGTACATATAGTTTCCGGATCCGTTCGACCGGTCTAAGGGTTCGATGCCTTTCTTTGGGAAAAAACCATAGATcctgcatcatccaagactcgaAACGAGGGTCGGGACGCCCGTGGCGTTTTGCACGCTtcaggtactggccgctagcgggaccgtccttaacctcccctcactctagggtgccTTGGAGCGGCCGTGAACCCACtagtgggccggccttcgaactcctgggtgttaatgggccgtaggagcgtttTCAACTCCGTATCCCATTTACCTGTGGCAGCACATAGCCTTTGAATACAAACTGTTGCCCGGTGGATCCTTCACGGAGAAGATTCGGATAGGCATGCACTCGTCTCTCGAGGCAGCGATGCGACCAATGCTATGAGGAATAGTAAAGGCACGAGTCCCAAAAGAAACAGATCTGGCAAGGCATGGGGCACGTTAATTTAGGCGGACAGTTCGCCCCTCGCCCGTTCCGCCCTTACCTTATATACGGAGCCGTTTCTCCCTATCTTTTGTACGCGCAGTGACATCCTTGCCCTTCCAGCCTTCCTACCTTTTGCTCTCGAGTTCTGGCCTTTGTTCCCCTATTTTTGCTCCACCGCTGGCAAAGTTCTTTCTCTCTAGCCCTACGCCACCACTGGCTCTTCTGCATTGCCATCCCCGTTCCTCGATGGAGCCGCGGCCTCACTCAGACGTTCTCCACGCACGCAAGGAGGGTTTGGTTAAGAAGGGCCTTCTCCGCACAAGGGCCACGAGCGATGGAGTGGATCGTACCTGGTGGCAAGGATGAGCTGTAGCTACCTGACGGCTACGTTGTCTCTTTCatccccttccatgagcgcgggttcACGACTCCTCCCCTTTGATTCCTtcgagggctgctgcactactgtaggattgagctacagcatctgaatcccaatgggattcagcacatcTCGGCCTTCATCGTGCTatgcgaggggtatctggggatcaaGCCCCACTTCAAGCTATGGAAATACTTCTTCGCCGTTGAGCtacagaagaagaaggagaagaagaagccggACCTAGCGGTGCCAATAGGATGCATGAGCATCTATTTGTGGAGTAGTCAGTTGTCGGAGTACATGTCCATCCCCTTGTcgaagtccaacaaggggtggcataagctctGGTTCTACTTGAAGAACGATGATGCCCCCCTACCGATCTTCATGGGCTGCCTGATCGAGGAAGCACCAGACATGTGGAGGTACGGGCCCATCGGGAGGGAGCAGAAGAGGCTTGGCGACCTTCTCAAGGCCATTGTGACTCTGAGGCACCATGGTCTTCATGGGACTGGCATCATCAGAGCGTACCATGTCAGGAGGCTGGCGCCGCTGATAGTGCATGCTCTTTCGATGTGTAAGATGACACCGGATTCCAGACCCAAAGGGACGGTGATGGTTACCGACGAGGCCCTCAGCATCAGCAAAATGGCACAAtgcctcaaggaggcgatggagtgcCCGGCGGGTCCGTCGGTGGATCTTGCCCTGGTGTATCCGGTCTTGGGGCATCCTACAATGCGGCCGGACGTAGGTTTCGTCAAACTGGTAAGCCTTCTTTGAGTTTCTTTGTTTGGTCGACCCTCCTTTATTTttagattctaagtgccaggatTTGTAGCCTAGCCTCATTGCCCGTGATTCTGACCTGCCGCTACCAGAGGATGTGGTGTGGAGGGTGGCGAACCGCACCGTGGCTGAGGCAGCGAATGCGAGGAAGGAGCGGAAGAAGGCGAAGAAGGAGCGAGTGAAGCTCTAGCGTGGAAGGCACCAGCAAGGCTCGGAGGAGAGCGATGgcga is from Miscanthus floridulus cultivar M001 chromosome 7, ASM1932011v1, whole genome shotgun sequence and encodes:
- the LOC136464376 gene encoding RING-H2 finger protein ATL77-like, with the translated sequence MVELTVSVLLLVAGVVAMLALHILIVVWALRRGVVLRAAASRRQDEERSVGGLSAEDLNELPCHDHECSKAGAGAGAECVVCLEAFQAGDRCRVLPRCEHGFHAQCVDQWLRKSRVCPVCRAEVVVIGRGKAAGASSAVVTERQGGVDR